From the genome of Bacteroidales bacterium:
CCGGCTAAATCATCTGGAAACACTGAGGGATTTTAATCGGAGCATCATTGAACTGGAATATCTTTTAGGACAATAACATTTTGAATTATAAAATGAATTAGCAATGAGTCAGATAAGAATTAAGACAGAAGTGGTCATTATATTTATGGCACTTGTATACATGTTTACAGGCTGTTCCTCCAATGATCAAAACGGAGCACATCAGGATCTACATGAGGATCAAACTGAACATACTCACGGCCGGGAGGAGGCCGGGGATCACAATCCTTCAGGCCTTTTGCACAGGATAAGAGATACCTTATCGGAAGATGAAGTGCTCATCACCGAGAAACAAATGAAAACAGCGGACATTGCCCTGGGAACGATAACAAGGCAGGAGTTGTCGCAACTGGTGAAAAGTTTCGGTGAACTTGCCCTGGCTCCCTCCGACGAGGCCAGGGTCAGCGCGGTAATTGGAGGGGTATGCCGGGATATCCGTGTTATTGAAGGCGATTATGTCAAACAAGGTCAGGTTATTGCCCGCATCAGCCATCCCGATATTGTGGACATGCAGCAGCGATATCTGGAAGCATTAAATCGTGATGAATATCTTGAATCCGAATACAAACGGCAGAAAAGATTGCTGGAGGACAGTGTGAATTCAGAAAAGACTTTTCAGAATGCAAAGTCAGATTACCAGTCCAACCTGACCCGTCTGCAAAGTCTTAGACAGAAACTGGAGCTCATCCATATCGATACAGATCAGTTGTCGCCACAAACTCTTCAGAAAGATTATCCTGTGGTGGCACCCATTTCCGGATATATTGCCCGGATCAATGTGAACACAGGCAGCCACGTTAGCCCGCAGCAGCCACTTTTCCATATTACAGCGAATGACAAGGTGCATATTGATCTGAATGTTTATGAGAAAGACATGTCCAAAATTGCCCAGGGCCAGAACCTGACGTTCAAACTTGCCAATAAACCGGCAACACAGCCTATGAAAGGGAAGATCATGAAGGTGGCAAAAAGATTTGATTCGGGACAGCGAACAGCCCTTGTGCATGCTGAAATTTTGGAAAAAAGCGAAGACCTTTTACCCGGTATGGCTGTCATGGCTCATATTCAAACAGGAGGCAAGAAGCAGATGACCTTGCCGGAAGAGGCATTCGTGGCAGAACAGGGTGAGGATTATACTTTCCTGCTGAAGAAAGAGGGAGTGGCTGGTCAGGAGCATAAGGAGCATGCTCATAATGAAGGTGAAAATCAGCATACTCCCGAGCTTCAAAATGAACAGGACAGTAAAAACAACCATGAACATGTACACGATGATTCCGTACACTATTTTATTTTTGAAAGGGTTTTAGTTAATAAGGGAATGACGGAAGGTTCTTTCACAAGTTTTACCTTTGACATCCCGTATTCCGCTAATGACAGGTTTGTAATAAATAATGCCCAGGCGTTGGTTTCGGAAATGAAGAAAGGCGGGAGCGGACACAGTGGTCATGCCCATTGATAAAATACTAAGATTTAAAACAGAAGAACAATGAAAATTGTTGGAACATTATGGCACATACGCACCAGGTAACACACAGAAAAGCTTTTATAATTGGCATTGTCCTTAATGTTGTATTTGTAGCCGTTGAGGTTTTCTATGGACTGTTGGCCAATTCTTCCGCGTTACTGGCTGATGCAGGCCATAATGCGGGGGATGTGCTGAGTTTGGTTTTTGCCTGGACGGCAGCCTGGCTGGCCACACTGAAGCCAAAAGGGAAGTATACCTATGGCCTGCGCAGAACCACCATCCTTGTTTCCATTCTCAATGCACTGATGCTTTTCGGCGCTGTTATTGCCATTGGCTGGGATGCAATTGGTAAGCTTACAGAACCGCAGCCGGTTGCCGGATCTCAGGTGATGATCGTAGCAGGCATTGGTATAGTGATCAATACAATTACTGCTTTGTTGTTTGTGAAGGGAAAGAAAGGCGACCTGAATATAAAAGGCGCCTTTTTGCACATGGCTGCCGATGCAGGAGTTTCTGCCGGTGTAGTTGTTGCCGGCCTGTTGATCAACCTTACCGGGTTGCTCTGGATCGACCCGGTGATGAGCTTCATCATTATCGGCGTGATATT
Proteins encoded in this window:
- a CDS encoding cation transporter, producing the protein MAHTHQVTHRKAFIIGIVLNVVFVAVEVFYGLLANSSALLADAGHNAGDVLSLVFAWTAAWLATLKPKGKYTYGLRRTTILVSILNALMLFGAVIAIGWDAIGKLTEPQPVAGSQVMIVAGIGIVINTITALLFVKGKKGDLNIKGAFLHMAADAGVSAGVVVAGLLINLTGLLWIDPVMSFIIIGVI
- a CDS encoding efflux RND transporter periplasmic adaptor subunit, yielding MSQIRIKTEVVIIFMALVYMFTGCSSNDQNGAHQDLHEDQTEHTHGREEAGDHNPSGLLHRIRDTLSEDEVLITEKQMKTADIALGTITRQELSQLVKSFGELALAPSDEARVSAVIGGVCRDIRVIEGDYVKQGQVIARISHPDIVDMQQRYLEALNRDEYLESEYKRQKRLLEDSVNSEKTFQNAKSDYQSNLTRLQSLRQKLELIHIDTDQLSPQTLQKDYPVVAPISGYIARINVNTGSHVSPQQPLFHITANDKVHIDLNVYEKDMSKIAQGQNLTFKLANKPATQPMKGKIMKVAKRFDSGQRTALVHAEILEKSEDLLPGMAVMAHIQTGGKKQMTLPEEAFVAEQGEDYTFLLKKEGVAGQEHKEHAHNEGENQHTPELQNEQDSKNNHEHVHDDSVHYFIFERVLVNKGMTEGSFTSFTFDIPYSANDRFVINNAQALVSEMKKGGSGHSGHAH